One Aquarana catesbeiana isolate 2022-GZ linkage group LG06, ASM4218655v1, whole genome shotgun sequence genomic region harbors:
- the LOC141148022 gene encoding olfactory receptor 1500-like, translating to MTGVAGEGQESSVFAVAAKEFQSVPSKESDVPEVQVGPDGEACGLVGAPGVAKEVEQAPRCSPELPTIENKPLIEPVQREPCEGDGYYLRRAVWMDNYTASKVFQIVPFFFKTDYKLYVFGILLTIYFTCLLINIIIITVIYIDDHLHTPMYLFLCNFSIVDLCFTTVTVPKLLHMILTNNNTISFTQCFTQLHFYFLFGTNEDVLLFIMAYDRYVAICKPLHYNQILGRKNTLMLIAVAWISACTNSLLITKAASTMLFCHSKIIHQLFCDIKALITISCAGTEMFFMLLYLELLLFGFVPFLCTVMSYVKIIAIILNMDSRDGKRKLFSTCSSHLTVILLYYANVASVVLIPQSQYSELLEQICTVLYTAVAPMVNPLIYTIRNKEVKRALMRLVKGKITLKP from the exons ATGACTGGAGTGGCCGGAGAGGGCCAAGAGTCGTCTGTGTTCGCAGTAGCAGCAAAGGAGTTCCAGTCTGTTCCTTCAAAGGAATCGGATGTCCCGGAGGTTCAGGTAGGACCTGATGGGGAGGCCTGTGGTTTGGTCGGGGCTCCAGGGGTTGCTAAGGAAGTAGAGCAGGCCCCAAGATGTTCCCCGGAATTGCCAACCATTGAGAATAAGCCCCTTATTGAACCTGTCCAGAGGGAGCCATGTGAAGGAGATGGATACTATCTCAG AAGAGCAGTTTGGATGGACAACTATACAGCATCTAAAGTGTTTCAGATTGTGCCATTTTTCTTTAAAACAGATTATAAATTATACGTTTTTGGTATTTTACTTACAATATATTTCACATGCctgttaataaatataattatcatCACAGTGATATATATTGATGACCATTTACACACCCCCATGTATCTGTTTCTCTGTAATTTTTCCATTGTAGATCTTTGTTTTACAACTGTCACCGTTCCCAAACTACTACACATGATACTTACTAACAATAATACAATATCATTTACTCAATGCTTTACTCAGTTACACTTTTACTTCTTATTTGGCACCAATGAAGATGTTCTTTTATTCATTATGGCATATGATCGATATGTTGCTATCTGTAAGCCTTTACACTATAACCAAATTTTGGGGAGAAAAAATACTTTGATGTTAATTGCAGTCGCCTGGATCTCCGCTTGTACAAATTCTTTATTGATAACAAAGGCAGCATCAACTATGTTGTTTTGCCATTCAAAAATAATTCATCAACTTTTCTGTGATATCAAAGCTCTGATCACGATTTCATGTGCGGGAACTGAAATGTTCTTCATGTTGCTTTACCTGGAGCTGTTGTTGTTTGGCTTTGTTCCATTTTTGTGCACTGTGATGTCTTATGTAAAAATAATTGCCATCATCTTAAATATGGATTCAAGAGATGGAAAGAGAAAACTCTTCTCCACCTGCTCATCCCATCTCACCGTAATCCTCCTCTACTATGCAAACGTAGCCTCAGTGGTACTGATTCCACAATCTCAGTACTCAGAGCTCTTGGAGCAAATTTGCACTGTGCTATACACAGCAGTAGCACCCATGGTAAACCCTCTGATTTACACCATACGTAATAAAGAAGTCAAGAGAGCCCTGATGAGATTGGTGAAGGGCAAGATAACTCTGAAACCCTAA